One window of Treponema denticola genomic DNA carries:
- a CDS encoding late competence development ComFB family protein, with the protein MIIHNVMEDLVYDEVNKLFDEAEEKQESWLTCSCMQCRVDTMCYVLNRVKPRYIKSGRGLAHFLKFEKTEKVQIMADITSLVIEGMHKVLSTKRPHDHEPIFETENTPVFNFPAITGNILNGSNFKPMEDVTISLKMNGELMPQSSILWDNPYTISEKTPGAYTFCPKAIPAKNSGDTEKFIFVLKAEKEGFDPTNFSFNIELTAEDMIKSPLDSSNFYKIKNLFLCEHSEED; encoded by the coding sequence ATGATCATTCATAATGTTATGGAAGACTTGGTATATGATGAAGTCAACAAACTATTTGATGAAGCCGAAGAAAAACAAGAAAGCTGGCTTACATGCAGTTGTATGCAATGCAGAGTTGACACCATGTGCTATGTACTCAATCGGGTTAAACCCCGCTATATAAAATCTGGTAGAGGCCTCGCTCACTTTTTAAAATTCGAAAAAACGGAAAAAGTACAGATTATGGCTGATATTACAAGTTTGGTAATTGAAGGTATGCACAAAGTTCTTTCTACAAAAAGGCCTCATGACCATGAACCCATATTTGAAACAGAAAACACTCCCGTTTTTAACTTTCCGGCCATAACAGGCAATATCTTAAACGGAAGCAATTTTAAACCTATGGAAGATGTTACAATAAGCCTTAAAATGAACGGAGAACTGATGCCACAGAGCAGTATACTTTGGGACAATCCTTATACAATATCGGAAAAAACACCGGGAGCTTATACGTTTTGCCCAAAAGCAATTCCTGCAAAAAACTCAGGAGATACGGAAAAGTTTATTTTTGTCCTAAAAGCTGAAAAAGAAGGCTTCGATCCGACTAATTTCTCATTCAATATTGAATTAACGGCAGAAGACATGATAAAGTCTCCTTTGGATTCTTCAAATTTTTATAAAATTAAGAATTTATTCTTATGCGAACACAGTGAGGAAGATTAA
- a CDS encoding HD domain-containing protein gives MTELNNFSKAIRDPIWKHIWMNDELYAVTKTDPFMRLYNIKQLGPAELVYPGASHTRAGHSIGVYNIALKMLNILLKKGADSWVSKEGAMSFLTAALLHDLGHFPFTHSLKELKLKEHEELTGELILKEPLRSAAAETGADPEQTAAIITGKGMEDSETVFFQKLLSGVLDPDKLDYLNRDAFYCGVPYGIQDTDFILSQLLPDKKNGIKIESKAILSVESILFSKYLMYKSVYWHKDVRIATAMMKKAIFTGLERAEFSPQDLYHQDDEGIFRLLEKSNYPEKKLAEDLKLGKIYHIIAEEAFQSDNPKHGNLEDLHKRRAAEETLAEYFSNKTGSKIGSEDIIIDIPERISFESDLFIEDEKKVFSESSTVFSKEFIKTLVPSLRKIRIAVSDKIYKKVINLHQTTLPIF, from the coding sequence ATGACAGAATTAAACAATTTTTCAAAAGCTATTCGAGATCCGATATGGAAACACATATGGATGAATGATGAATTATATGCCGTAACAAAGACGGATCCGTTTATGCGTCTATATAATATAAAGCAGCTGGGCCCGGCCGAACTTGTTTATCCCGGTGCCAGCCATACAAGAGCCGGACACAGCATCGGAGTTTACAACATAGCCCTAAAAATGCTCAATATTTTGTTAAAAAAGGGAGCGGATTCTTGGGTTTCAAAAGAAGGAGCTATGTCCTTTTTAACGGCAGCCCTGCTCCATGACCTTGGGCACTTTCCTTTTACTCACTCCCTTAAAGAATTAAAGCTAAAAGAGCATGAAGAACTTACGGGAGAGCTTATCTTAAAGGAACCTCTGCGTTCAGCAGCAGCCGAAACAGGAGCAGACCCTGAGCAGACGGCCGCTATAATAACAGGCAAAGGTATGGAGGACTCTGAAACCGTTTTTTTTCAAAAACTTCTTTCAGGCGTCTTAGATCCCGATAAATTGGATTACCTTAATAGGGATGCCTTTTATTGCGGAGTTCCTTACGGCATTCAGGATACGGATTTCATTCTTTCACAGCTTCTCCCCGATAAAAAAAACGGAATAAAAATAGAATCAAAGGCAATCTTAAGCGTAGAAAGCATCCTGTTTTCAAAATATCTTATGTATAAATCGGTTTACTGGCACAAAGATGTGCGGATTGCAACTGCTATGATGAAAAAAGCCATATTTACAGGACTGGAAAGAGCCGAATTCTCGCCTCAAGACCTATACCATCAAGATGATGAGGGCATTTTCAGACTGTTAGAAAAAAGCAATTACCCCGAAAAAAAATTAGCAGAAGACTTAAAGTTGGGGAAAATATATCACATAATAGCCGAGGAAGCCTTTCAAAGCGATAATCCCAAACATGGAAACTTAGAAGACCTGCATAAACGCCGAGCAGCAGAAGAAACCTTAGCTGAATATTTTTCAAATAAAACAGGAAGCAAAATAGGCAGTGAAGATATTATTATAGATATACCTGAACGTATTTCTTTTGAATCCGATCTTTTTATCGAAGATGAAAAGAAGGTATTCAGCGAAAGCTCCACCGTCTTTTCAAAGGAATTTATAAAAACTCTTGTACCTTCTTTAAGAAAAATAAGGATAGCTGTTTCCGATAAAATTTATAAAAAAGTCATAAATCTTCATCAAACAACCTTGCCGATTTTTTAA
- a CDS encoding flagellar filament outer layer protein FlaA — translation MKHGGLVFAGIALMLLFAFAPLTAQSSSINYQTYMIDTFDDPEGQDWAYHAVGSKFITDGYPVLKYIDGMPNSLKVMQENPEKAKFLGMQVKFNRKGDNWVDIIPTKKGDKGLEAYEIPFKGRIHRLDMWVWGAGFYYYIEILVRDCEGRIHALPLGYVNFKGWQNMHVTVPTNIPQASRYLGNKNKLTFVAFRIRTSPGERVDDFKIYFDQFKALTDAYIDSFDGYELGGIDFEKQTE, via the coding sequence ATGAAACATGGCGGTTTAGTTTTTGCGGGCATTGCTTTAATGTTGTTGTTCGCATTTGCACCTTTAACGGCGCAGAGTAGTTCGATTAATTATCAAACTTATATGATCGATACATTTGATGATCCTGAGGGTCAAGATTGGGCATATCATGCAGTCGGCAGTAAATTTATTACTGATGGATATCCTGTTTTAAAGTATATTGACGGAATGCCTAATTCGCTTAAAGTAATGCAGGAAAATCCCGAAAAGGCTAAATTTCTTGGAATGCAAGTGAAATTTAACCGCAAAGGTGATAATTGGGTCGATATTATTCCGACAAAAAAAGGAGATAAAGGTTTAGAAGCCTATGAAATCCCCTTTAAAGGACGCATTCATCGATTGGATATGTGGGTTTGGGGGGCAGGATTTTATTACTATATAGAGATCCTCGTCCGTGACTGTGAAGGAAGGATACATGCATTACCTTTAGGCTATGTTAACTTTAAAGGTTGGCAGAATATGCATGTTACGGTGCCGACTAATATTCCTCAAGCCTCCAGGTATCTTGGAAATAAAAATAAATTGACTTTTGTCGCTTTTAGAATCAGAACATCGCCCGGTGAGAGAGTAGATGACTTTAAGATTTATTTTGATCAATTTAAAGCTTTAACTGATGCATATATTGACTCGTTTGACGGCTATGAATTGGGCGGAATCGATTTTGAAAAGCAGACTGAATAG
- a CDS encoding flagellar filament outer layer protein FlaA → MKKRVAIILFLVGLVSFSFAQQNTNENDFSTIDAADPNKVGVDTAEQRIKEVSIDKFETEGTWYATMSADEGVVRARLFDGNPLNKKPIPAEEGLELKDDKVLGVKVSFYRRGYNSFEVHATKALPVEGIAKTASVWVVGRSYPHVMKLLVEDFWGKRFELYVGKLNHSGWKLMTVAIPPQNSAGKTGIIQKDYHYGTSMGLKIVGFRVECDPEEAYGHYYIYFDDLRVVSDLYEVDMRDKDDMFDNW, encoded by the coding sequence ATGAAAAAGCGTGTAGCTATAATTTTGTTTTTAGTAGGTTTAGTTTCGTTTTCCTTTGCTCAGCAGAATACAAATGAAAATGATTTTTCTACAATAGATGCTGCCGATCCGAATAAAGTCGGAGTTGATACGGCAGAGCAGAGGATTAAGGAAGTTTCAATTGACAAATTTGAAACCGAAGGTACTTGGTATGCAACAATGTCTGCCGATGAAGGTGTAGTACGTGCCAGACTTTTTGACGGTAATCCTCTGAACAAAAAACCGATTCCTGCTGAAGAAGGCCTTGAACTTAAAGATGATAAGGTTCTCGGCGTAAAAGTTTCTTTCTATCGACGCGGTTATAACTCGTTTGAAGTTCATGCAACAAAGGCTCTTCCTGTAGAAGGTATTGCAAAAACTGCGAGTGTTTGGGTTGTAGGCAGAAGTTATCCCCATGTAATGAAACTTCTTGTAGAAGACTTTTGGGGAAAAAGATTTGAACTTTATGTAGGAAAATTAAATCATTCCGGTTGGAAGCTGATGACTGTTGCCATTCCTCCGCAGAACTCTGCCGGAAAAACAGGTATTATCCAAAAGGATTACCACTATGGTACAAGCATGGGGCTTAAGATTGTAGGTTTCCGTGTTGAATGTGATCCGGAAGAGGCCTATGGTCATTATTACATCTACTTTGATGACCTTCGCGTTGTAAGCGACTTATATGAAGTTGATATGCGCGATAAGGACGATATGTTTGATAACTGGTAA